One region of Cytobacillus sp. FSL H8-0458 genomic DNA includes:
- a CDS encoding LysE/ArgO family amino acid transporter, which yields MEPLFHGMVLAFGLILPLGVQNVFVFNQGAAHNKFTNALPAIITAGVCDTILIYLAVAGVSIIVFSFEWLKILLFLVGFFFLAYMGWIIWKNTSEINANQEQNRFSARRQVTFAASVSLLNPHAIMDTIGVIGTSSLAYTGYEKWVFTVACIMISWIWFFSLAISGRKIGQFDKNGKFLKYMNQVSALIIWAMAIYMGYQLYSLLK from the coding sequence GTGGAACCATTATTTCATGGAATGGTATTGGCATTTGGATTAATCTTACCTTTAGGAGTTCAAAATGTATTTGTATTTAATCAAGGAGCGGCACACAACAAATTCACCAATGCTCTACCTGCAATTATTACAGCAGGGGTTTGTGATACAATACTGATTTATTTGGCTGTTGCCGGGGTATCTATTATTGTTTTTAGTTTTGAATGGTTAAAGATTTTGTTATTTTTAGTAGGATTCTTTTTCTTAGCCTATATGGGTTGGATCATCTGGAAAAACACATCCGAAATAAACGCTAATCAAGAACAAAACCGTTTTTCTGCACGTCGTCAGGTTACTTTTGCTGCTTCTGTCTCATTACTTAATCCTCATGCTATTATGGATACTATTGGAGTTATAGGAACTAGTTCATTGGCTTATACAGGATATGAGAAATGGGTGTTTACCGTGGCTTGTATAATGATTTCTTGGATCTGGTTCTTTTCCTTAGCGATTTCAGGCAGGAAGATTGGCCAATTTGATAAAAATGGTAAGTTCTTAAAATATATGAATCAAGTTTCCGCTCTTATTATATGGGCTATGGCTATTTATATGGGATATCAACTGTATTCATTATTAAAGTAG
- a CDS encoding LURP-one-related/scramblase family protein, giving the protein MRQLYIKQKVFSLSGKFTVKDQQEYDVYYVEGSFMQIPKTFSIMNTARDEIALITKKVFSFLPKFFVEVNGREVLTIKKELSFFKARYTIDAAGIEVHGNWWDMDFQVLQHGEVIGKVSKEWFTWGDSYKVQIIDEKMEAILVAVVVAIDCVKADQAAASSAATP; this is encoded by the coding sequence GTGAGGCAACTTTATATAAAGCAGAAGGTGTTTAGTCTTAGTGGCAAATTTACAGTAAAGGACCAGCAGGAGTACGATGTATATTATGTAGAGGGGAGTTTTATGCAAATTCCAAAGACATTCTCCATTATGAATACAGCAAGAGATGAAATAGCCCTCATTACGAAAAAGGTGTTTAGCTTTTTACCGAAATTTTTTGTTGAGGTAAATGGTCGAGAGGTGCTGACGATTAAGAAGGAGTTATCCTTCTTTAAAGCACGCTATACGATTGATGCGGCAGGCATTGAAGTACATGGTAATTGGTGGGACATGGATTTTCAGGTATTACAGCATGGCGAAGTTATTGGGAAAGTGAGCAAGGAGTGGTTTACTTGGGGCGACAGCTACAAGGTTCAAATTATAGATGAAAAAATGGAAGCCATCTTGGTTGCCGTCGTTGTTGCAATTGATTGTGTGAAGGCCGACCAGGCAGCTGCTTCTTCTGCAGCGACACCATAA
- a CDS encoding phospholipase D family protein produces the protein MSSLEVDKWVWEKGYIKKVVKDLEVKNINIVSAYFSNYGVEFIKELMAKSNLNKDNITLYLSKEFSMNKPGALLEELSSLANVYIVHKEKLHAKVFMFYTPQGIKAFHGSANFTRGGLDGNLELIHEVQSNSIGRLEEFIEHCLLASEKVTDKIIENYKDIDGELKNLSDANQKANRKINEIFVDNQDPFKESDYDLDRYFFTFQDYETFFPKYQAENDRIILKRREVVRNKLLKLNNLMKHPMSKMNLHNNWSSRRRPELITSQISPSKHNYKRLSWICLRYGKHSKDALIGGSKTETHESFIRHACMQISVVSKGVEIGLFHATAAKGCIDRDYLKDNIERLKDKIHNEIAKLKGEQFVWHIYNPNKDMSVHSFNIDKEDPNKFTDFYTKYDSEGLESFCIFRINPDEEHLETPENLVKIAEDKIAKLYPLYRLITWRITN, from the coding sequence ATGAGCAGTTTGGAAGTTGATAAATGGGTATGGGAAAAGGGATACATTAAAAAGGTAGTAAAGGATTTGGAGGTCAAAAATATTAATATTGTATCTGCTTATTTCTCGAATTATGGAGTAGAATTTATCAAAGAATTAATGGCTAAGAGCAATCTAAATAAGGATAATATTACTCTGTATTTATCTAAGGAATTTAGCATGAATAAACCTGGTGCATTATTAGAAGAATTATCTAGTTTAGCCAATGTATATATCGTACACAAGGAAAAATTACATGCAAAGGTATTTATGTTCTACACTCCCCAAGGTATTAAAGCCTTTCATGGTTCGGCAAACTTTACACGTGGCGGATTGGATGGAAATCTAGAACTAATCCATGAAGTACAATCAAATAGCATAGGACGTCTAGAGGAATTCATTGAACATTGTTTATTAGCTTCTGAGAAAGTAACGGATAAAATTATAGAAAATTATAAGGATATTGATGGAGAATTAAAAAACTTATCAGATGCTAACCAAAAAGCAAATCGTAAAATTAATGAAATATTTGTCGATAATCAAGACCCATTTAAGGAATCTGACTATGACTTAGATAGATACTTTTTCACGTTTCAAGACTATGAGACATTCTTTCCAAAGTATCAAGCTGAGAATGACCGTATAATTCTCAAAAGAAGAGAAGTTGTTCGTAACAAATTACTTAAGCTAAATAATTTAATGAAACACCCCATGTCAAAAATGAATTTACACAATAACTGGTCTTCGAGAAGAAGACCGGAACTTATAACTTCTCAAATCAGTCCTTCGAAACATAATTACAAGCGTTTATCGTGGATTTGCCTTCGTTACGGTAAGCACAGTAAGGATGCATTAATTGGGGGAAGCAAGACAGAAACTCATGAAAGCTTTATTAGGCATGCGTGTATGCAGATATCAGTAGTTAGTAAGGGAGTAGAAATTGGTCTATTCCATGCAACTGCTGCCAAGGGCTGTATTGATAGAGATTACCTAAAGGATAATATTGAGCGACTCAAAGATAAAATTCATAATGAAATAGCAAAGTTAAAAGGGGAACAATTTGTATGGCATATATATAATCCAAACAAAGACATGTCTGTACATTCTTTTAATATTGATAAAGAAGACCCAAATAAGTTTACTGATTTTTACACGAAATATGACAGTGAGGGATTGGAATCATTTTGTATTTTTCGCATAAACCCTGATGAGGAACATCTTGAGACTCCAGAAAATCTCGTTAAGATAGCAGAGGATAAAATCGCAAAATTATATCCCCTGTATAGGTTAATCACTTGGAGAATAACTAACTGA
- the pdxR gene encoding MocR-like pyridoxine biosynthesis transcription factor PdxR, whose translation MSELDWKPEKNSSVPLHQQIYDFMKNKIMNGEWTIGTKIPPQRNLAKRFQVNRSTIVTALEELAADGLIESKVGSGTKVINNTWSLLASTPPPDWISYVKSGIHKPNITIIQEINRAEADPTMIRLGTGELSPDLLPNRKMGQILQIDTEQSLSLGYMEPKGSLSLRKTVGAYLRTKGIEASPESILIVSGGLQALQLISIGLLKRGSTILHESPSYLNSVHVFQSAGMNLLGIPLEKGGIKSDSIRRMKRQHHAALLYTIPTFHNPTGTIMSEKRRLELIKVCQRESLPIIEDDVYSDLWFENPPPNPLKANDTQGNVLYIGSMSKTLSPGLRIGWIVGPEPVIERLADIKMQTDYGSSSLSQYAVDKWLSSGMYEGFLKETKEELRFRRDFTIQILEKYFSEIATWNTPKGGFYIWLKLLTGVPTRKLFNTALREGILLNPGSVYDNNDEQHLRISYSYASMDQLEKGLVYLAHLIKNSSMN comes from the coding sequence ATGTCTGAATTAGATTGGAAGCCAGAAAAAAATTCATCCGTTCCTTTACATCAGCAAATATATGATTTTATGAAAAACAAAATAATGAACGGTGAATGGACAATAGGCACTAAAATACCGCCACAAAGAAATTTAGCAAAACGATTTCAAGTAAATCGAAGTACCATTGTAACTGCACTTGAAGAACTGGCTGCCGATGGATTAATTGAGTCTAAGGTTGGAAGCGGTACTAAGGTGATTAACAATACCTGGAGCCTGCTTGCTTCCACTCCTCCTCCAGATTGGATTAGTTATGTAAAATCCGGTATTCATAAACCAAATATAACGATCATCCAAGAAATTAATAGAGCCGAAGCAGACCCTACTATGATTAGGCTTGGAACAGGAGAACTTTCACCAGATCTATTGCCCAACAGAAAGATGGGACAAATACTGCAAATAGATACTGAGCAGTCTTTATCGCTTGGATACATGGAGCCTAAAGGAAGCCTATCTTTACGTAAAACCGTTGGTGCATATTTAAGAACAAAGGGAATTGAAGCTTCCCCCGAATCAATCTTAATTGTTTCTGGAGGGCTCCAGGCACTGCAATTGATTTCAATTGGATTATTAAAAAGAGGATCCACAATACTTCATGAATCACCATCCTATTTAAACTCCGTACACGTTTTCCAATCGGCTGGAATGAATTTATTGGGTATTCCCCTTGAAAAAGGAGGAATTAAAAGTGACTCAATTAGACGTATGAAGCGACAGCATCATGCGGCTTTACTCTATACGATACCCACTTTTCACAATCCAACCGGCACAATAATGTCTGAAAAAAGGCGGCTTGAATTAATAAAGGTTTGTCAAAGGGAGTCATTACCTATCATCGAGGATGATGTTTATAGTGATTTATGGTTTGAAAACCCTCCGCCAAATCCTTTGAAAGCTAATGATACACAAGGAAATGTCCTGTATATAGGCAGCATGTCCAAAACATTGAGCCCCGGTTTGCGAATCGGTTGGATTGTGGGACCTGAACCTGTCATCGAACGTTTAGCAGATATAAAAATGCAAACAGATTACGGGTCAAGTTCCTTATCACAATATGCTGTAGACAAATGGCTTAGTAGCGGTATGTATGAGGGTTTCTTAAAGGAAACGAAAGAGGAATTACGATTCAGAAGGGATTTCACCATTCAAATTTTAGAGAAATATTTTTCCGAGATAGCAACATGGAACACCCCAAAAGGTGGATTTTATATCTGGCTTAAATTACTAACAGGTGTTCCCACCCGAAAGCTATTTAACACAGCCCTTCGAGAAGGGATTTTATTAAATCCAGGTAGTGTGTATGATAATAATGATGAACAGCATCTTCGTATTTCCTATTCATATGCATCAATGGATCAACTAGAAAAGGGGCTGGTTTATTTAGCACACCTAATTAAAAATTCTTCTATGAATTGA